The Rhododendron vialii isolate Sample 1 chromosome 6a, ASM3025357v1 genome includes a window with the following:
- the LOC131330764 gene encoding protein MIZU-KUSSEI 1-like: MYCNGRKVGFAMRRELTVGDLGMLKLMSSVSVGAGVLPETTGTGGDLVMYLRANFQRVIGSADSQSFHMINPDNLGNSGQELSVFLLRSTN, from the coding sequence ATGTACTGCAACGGAAGGAAGGTCGGGTTTGCAATGAGGCGCGAGTTGACCGTGGGGGACCTGGGCATGCTCAAGCTCATGTCATCGGTTTCAGTGGGCGCTGGGGTCCTGCCAGAGACCACTGGTACTGGTGGTGACCTCGTCATGTATCTTCGGGCCAACTTCCAACGAGTCATTGGATCTGCTGACTCTCAGTCCTTCCACATGATTAACCCGGATAACCTTGGAAACTCTGGCCAGGAGCTTAGTGTATTTCTTCTCAGATCAACAAATTAA
- the LOC131330763 gene encoding protein MIZU-KUSSEI 1, whose protein sequence is MRMIDLGSQRGSLNMHMHKKLMDTPTSIDCGREVRCLRSFRSLMECVVPSCCGPQPSSDSPDANSTTTSSHASSSSSTVLRGTFFGYRNGRVSLCIQEDSRSISSSSSPLLLLEFGVPTAFLAREMQHGLLRIALVECCNDQYNHKRSDRDEQ, encoded by the coding sequence ATGAGGATGATAGATTTGGGAAGCCAAAGAGGATCCCTAAACATGCACATGCATAAGAAGTTGATGGACACCCCAACCTCAATAGATTGTGGCAGGGAAGTAAGGTGTCTGCGTTCATTCCGGTCGCTCATGGAGTGTGTTGTCCCCTCCTGTTGTGGTCCCCAACCATCCTCAGACTCTCCTGATGCCAATTCTACCACTACAAGTTCTCATGCTTCCTCCAGTAGTAGTACAGTACTGAGAGGGACCTTCTTCGGATACAGGAATGGAAGAGTGAGCCTTTGCATCCAAGAAGACAGCAGATCAATTTCAAGCTCCTCCAGCCCTCTCTTGCTGTTAGAGTTTGGGGTCCCCACAGCCTTTCTTGCCAGAGAGATGCAGCATGGTCTGCTTCGGATTGCACTCGTAGAGTGCTGTAATGACCAATACAATCACAAAAGGTCAGATCGTGATGAGCAATGA